The Triticum aestivum cultivar Chinese Spring chromosome 3A, IWGSC CS RefSeq v2.1, whole genome shotgun sequence genome includes a region encoding these proteins:
- the LOC123063204 gene encoding defensin Tk-AMP-D3-like: MDLSMKVFVVVLLLLVAIEDQGPVQVALARDCKSQSYKFKGMCVRNDNCASVCLTEGFPRGKCKGFACSCYKDC, from the exons ATGGATCTCTCCATGAAAGTCTTTGTGGTCGTCCTCCTACTTCTTGTGGCTATTg AGGACCAGGGACCAGTGCAAGTAGCTTTGGCGAGGGACTGCAAGTCACAGAGCTACAAGTTCAAGGGGATGTGCGTGCGCAATGACAATTGTGCAAGTGTTTGCCTGACCGAGGGTTTCCCCAGAGGCAAGTGCAAGGGCTTTGCATGTTCCTGCTACAAGGATTGCTAG